The Epilithonimonas zeae genome contains the following window.
AAATCAGTATCTATCCAAAGATTTCTGCAGCGCATAAAAAAGAAATCATTGATAAGCTTAACAAAATAAAGCAGGATATCAAAGGTGGTGAAAGTTTTGAAAATCAAGCAAGAATCTATTCTGAAGACGAAGGTTCTGCTGCTGTTGGTGGAATCTATAAGAACATCAATATGGGACAAATGGTAAAACCGTTTGAAGCTGCAGCGCTTAACCTTCAGGAAGGTGATTTGTCAGATCCGGTGGAGTCAGAATTTGGTTATCACTTGATTCAATTGGTGAAAAGAAATGGTAAAAAGTACGACGCAAGACATATTCTTATAAAAAGTACACCGAATGCTCAGGAAATTACAGCTGCAAAAAAAGAGTTGGATAGTATCAGAACTTTGATTTTGGAGAAGAAAATTACTTTCAAAGATGCAGCTTACAAATATTCAGATGATAAGAGCAATAAGTTTAGTGCTGGTATTATGACCAACAATCAGGACGGTTCTGATAAACTAGAGAAACTGAATCTTGATCCAACCATTTCTTATCAGATTGCAGGACTTAAAAAAGGTGATGTTACGGATCCTTTCCAACAAGAGGATTCTCAGAAAAGAAAAATGATAAGCATTGTTCAAGTGAATGATATTATCGATGCGCATCAACTGGAATTATCCACAGATTATGAAAGAATCAAGGACATGGCGCTGAACAAAAAGAAAAATGAAATCGTAGAAAAATGGGTGACGAATAAAATCCCATCAATTTTTATCTCGATTGACAACAAATATAAAGATTGTAAGTTCCATACAAACTGGTTAAAAACATCAGTTGTTGAAGCTAAGTAATCTCAGCTTATTTGAAAATAAAAAAGGATGAACATCATTGTTCATCCTTTTTTTGTTTTATATTTAAACTTATTCTGGTTTTACAATTTCATAATCACCAAATTTTCCGTCCCATTTTTCATTATAAGTATTGAATTCTATCGAAGTGATTTCGCCATTACTGACATCAATGACATAACTTAAACCTTCTTTTAAACCTTTAATTTCGATATTTTCTCCATTGCTGAATAAAGCATTAATATCGTCAAAATCTCCACTGAAATCCGAATAAATAAGATTGACAATCAAATTATCTTTATTATGTTTTCTCTCAGCAACTTTTAGATGGGGAATATGAGATTTTAATGATGGATATTTTATTGTTAAGTTATCTATGAGAATCAGCTCTATTTCGTTTAGTTCTTCCATATTACAAATTTAAATGAATTAAGATTATAATTTTTAAGAATTCCACCATTCAGGATAAACCTTAGAATCATCATTCAGGTTCAATTTTTCGCCAATAATAGGTGTAGCTATTTTGAAATTTTTTCCCCTGCTGTTTTCAAAAACTTTCTGCAAAGGTTCGTTCCAGGAATGTTGTGCTAATGCAAATTTTGAAGAATGAACGGGCAAAACATTTCTCACATTCAGATCTTCTGCAACCTGTACCAATTCTTTCGGCAAAGTATGAATATATCGCCACTTTTCATTGTATTGACCATTCTCCAGAATTGCCCAGTCAAACGGACCAAATTTTTCTCCAATTTCTTTAAAATGAAAATCATAACCACTATCGCCGCCTAAGAAAATTTTCTTGTTTGGGGTTTCTAAAACATAAGATGACCAAAGCGTATTATTCCTTTTAAATCTTCGTCCGGAAAAATGTCTTGCAGGAGTAGAAGTTATCTTAAATCCACTTGCAATATTTTCATCCTCATACCAATCCAGTTCGATGATTTTTTCTTCATCATAACCCCATTTTTCTAAATGTGAACCTACGCCCAGACCACAGATGATTTCCTTAATTTTAGGTTTTAGGCTTTTCACGGTTTGGTAATCCAAATGATCATAATGATCGTGTGAAATAATCAAAAAATCAATCTCCGGAAAATCTTCTGCTGAATAGATATCTGTTCCATCAAAAGCTTTTGTAGTTCCCGGGATAGGCGAGGCATTTCCACTGAACACAGGATCAACTAAAAATCTCTTCCCATCCAACTGAAAATAGTAAGACGAATGTCCCATCCAAACTAAGAAATTCTCAGTTATCGGCTGATTTTTCAAATCGGTTTTATGAGTTGGTAAAAGATTTTTAGGCTTTTTATTTTCAGTTTTATCGGTTATGAATTCCCAAAGAACTTGTCTCATTGTAAAGCCTTCAGCAAGAGATGGAGTATAACTTAAGTTCTGAAAAACGCCATCTTTATAATTAGGCGATTGTTTCATCCTGATCAATCGTTTGCCGGAAAAACTGCCACCAAAAACTGGAAGGTTGTAAATATAAATCGCCAAAGCAGCTAATAAAATTAGAAAAGTAAGAATCATAATTAATCGGTCTTTTTTACTATTAAAACCCAATCGTTGTCAAGGATCTTATAACCTTGGTCATAAACGAAAAAGTATTGCGAACCGTTCTTGTAAGTCACGATTTGTGTGATAAAATCGAAATCAAAACCGGCGTTCTGTAGTTTAAGACGATTGATTTTTGTTTTTCCTTCAAAATTATGTTCAGAAAGTATGCGGTAATTTTTGCGGAGCTTGTTGTTGATGTTCCGCATATAATTGGTTGTCGTTTTATTTTGCTTATTGTTAAAGGTATTTCGGCAAGCATCTGAACAGAATTTTTTATCTGATCTTCCAACGATTTTGTCACCACATTCGGGGCAGGTTAGATTTTCCATTTGTGTATTTATCAATTAATCTAAATTACTAAATTTCAGAAATTTAATGATTAGTCGTTGCTTTTTTCTTAATTAATTTTCCATTCTCAGTGCTCATATCTTTTTCCAAGAAATAGATTGCCATATTTTCCTTGAAAACTCTGTTCAGCAAATCCTTTTCACTTATACTTTCACATCCGGTTGGAATCAAAAACGGCTGAACAATTTTTATCCAGTTTCCTTTGATGAAAGAATAGGTTGTCATTGTGTAAGTGCAGCCATTCATCGGCGCTTGATAAATTGAGATTTCGTCGCTCCCATCATCATTCAGATCACCTTCGTTAATGAGAATAATCTCGCAACAGCCTGCTTTGATCGGTTTTAATTTTGCATCAGAAAATCGAATTTCAAATTCTGCCGGTGTACCGTTTTCTATCGGATTTCCTGTTGCTTCTTTAGTTTTGATGACAAAAGCTGTTACTTTTTTACCATTTCCCAGAAAGTTACCTTGGATTTTTTCTCCGATTTTATGTTCAGGTTTTGAATTTTGTCCGAAAGCTAAAACGCTAAAAGCCAGAAATGTTATTATAGATTTCATTTTATTAAATCAAATTATGCTCTCTAAAATTATAAAATCATTTCCATTTACAAACGATTACAAACGGATATAAATACTTTTTAACCGAATCCAGTTTTCTTTTTGATGAATATTTGCATCAGGAAATCAAGCGAAAGACAAAACACGGCTTGGTTTTAAAAGTTTAATTCAAAAATTTAATATTATGTCTTTAAGAAACAAAGTGACTCTTATTGGTCACACAGGAAAAGAAGTAGAGGTTTTCAATTTCGAAAACGGTACAAAAAAAGCAACAGTTAGTCTTGCTACAAGTGATCATTATATTAATGCTGCAGGTGAAAAAGTAGAGGAAACACAATGGCACAATCTCGTTGCTTTTGGAAAAGTGGTGGATATTCTTGAAAAGTATGTCCCAAAAGGTAAAGAAATAGCAGTAGAAGGAAAACTAACTTACAGGTCGTACGATGACAAAGATGGAACAAAACGCTTTTTGACTGAAATCAAAATAGAAGAACTCGTTCTTTTAGGATCTAATAAATAATATCAGATAAACCTTGGCAAGTCAAAACCTTGTCGAGGTTGATATTTAAATTGAATATTATGAAAGTAAAAGTTTTGAAAATCAGGATCTCCAATCAGTTTCAGAAAATGGATGAGGATTCTGTTAATGATTATTTTTCCAACTTTGAAGTGATTAGTATGGAAACAAAATTGATTGAGGACGAAATCAATTATTGGTCAATTTTAATTTGTTATAGAGAGAAATCTGGCAAACCAAATTCGAATAAAACGATTGTTCACTCAGAAGAAGAGTTAACACAAGAGGAAATGATTATTTATAACAAATTAAAAAGTTGGAGAGCCGAAAAAGCCAAACAATATCAGCTTCCGCCTTATATTATTTTTCATAATACGCATTTGATGTCCATCGCAAGACATAAACCTTGCACTCTGGAAGACCTAGAAAATGTAAATGGAATCGGGAAATCTAAAATCGAAAAATTTGGGATAGAAATCATCGAAGTTTTGGAAAATGCTTAAACGTAAAATTTACAATAAAAATAACATTCCTAAGGATAGATTTTATGATTTATCTCTTATTTTTGTTATATGCTAAACGATCAAAAAATTGAAAAATTCAGGCAAATTGTAGAAAATAAATTTCAAA
Protein-coding sequences here:
- a CDS encoding peptidylprolyl isomerase; this encodes MLKYTKCLFLLSVFVFLFSGKLSAQLQKGQLIDGIAAVIGNEIVLESDIEDQANYAKQQGANVGDKCDFMESILNNKLLIYEAKKDTLIENRSAAIKEMAGNKYNQILGQFPDEKTMLAAYKFRTSYEMKTAIEKIDADNYYGQAKYGRITEKADVTPNEVTDFYNQFKYQLPNVKDEVTLSKISIYPKISAAHKKEIIDKLNKIKQDIKGGESFENQARIYSEDEGSAAVGGIYKNINMGQMVKPFEAAALNLQEGDLSDPVESEFGYHLIQLVKRNGKKYDARHILIKSTPNAQEITAAKKELDSIRTLILEKKITFKDAAYKYSDDKSNKFSAGIMTNNQDGSDKLEKLNLDPTISYQIAGLKKGDVTDPFQQEDSQKRKMISIVQVNDIIDAHQLELSTDYERIKDMALNKKKNEIVEKWVTNKIPSIFISIDNKYKDCKFHTNWLKTSVVEAK
- a CDS encoding MBL fold metallo-hydrolase — protein: MILTFLILLAALAIYIYNLPVFGGSFSGKRLIRMKQSPNYKDGVFQNLSYTPSLAEGFTMRQVLWEFITDKTENKKPKNLLPTHKTDLKNQPITENFLVWMGHSSYYFQLDGKRFLVDPVFSGNASPIPGTTKAFDGTDIYSAEDFPEIDFLIISHDHYDHLDYQTVKSLKPKIKEIICGLGVGSHLEKWGYDEEKIIELDWYEDENIASGFKITSTPARHFSGRRFKRNNTLWSSYVLETPNKKIFLGGDSGYDFHFKEIGEKFGPFDWAILENGQYNEKWRYIHTLPKELVQVAEDLNVRNVLPVHSSKFALAQHSWNEPLQKVFENSRGKNFKIATPIIGEKLNLNDDSKVYPEWWNS
- a CDS encoding HRDC domain-containing protein — protein: MKVKVLKIRISNQFQKMDEDSVNDYFSNFEVISMETKLIEDEINYWSILICYREKSGKPNSNKTIVHSEEELTQEEMIIYNKLKSWRAEKAKQYQLPPYIIFHNTHLMSIARHKPCTLEDLENVNGIGKSKIEKFGIEIIEVLENA
- a CDS encoding DUF2116 family Zn-ribbon domain-containing protein: MENLTCPECGDKIVGRSDKKFCSDACRNTFNNKQNKTTTNYMRNINNKLRKNYRILSEHNFEGKTKINRLKLQNAGFDFDFITQIVTYKNGSQYFFVYDQGYKILDNDWVLIVKKTD
- a CDS encoding single-stranded DNA-binding protein, whose amino-acid sequence is MSLRNKVTLIGHTGKEVEVFNFENGTKKATVSLATSDHYINAAGEKVEETQWHNLVAFGKVVDILEKYVPKGKEIAVEGKLTYRSYDDKDGTKRFLTEIKIEELVLLGSNK